In a single window of the Paenibacillus sp. MMS20-IR301 genome:
- a CDS encoding B12-binding domain-containing radical SAM protein, with protein sequence MRIILATLNAKYIHTSLAIRLLKAYSEHEFEDIVLAEYTIKDPLMNIVSDLYQKQPDVIGFSCYIWNIEETVKLVAILKQVLPEVKIVLGGPEVSYEPLYWMKREAGIDFVVNGDGEETFHHLLQEIRDGHKYHFVYGAAYRKGEELIVNPPRPKSDLNTLPTPHRFADDLPELSKRIVYFETSRGCPFNCQFCLSSIEVGVRYYDIERVKSDLLYLIEGGAKVIKFLDRTFNINRNYAMEMFQFLIDNHQGCVFQFEITADIMRPEVLDFLAENAPPGIFRFEIGVQSTNDETNELVKRRQNFAKLSRTVMKIKASGNIDQHLDLIAGLPMEDYSTFRKTFNDVFAMEPEELQLGFLKMLRGTGLRAQAAKYDYTYMENAPYEILSSHVMPFSDIIRLKRLEDVLEKYWNSHRMDHAVKYLIRHVFPSPFDFFQEFGDYWEERGWQKIGHQLEDLFTRLQDFLTDRGTGSMDIITGLMKLDYFLGHKYKPRKIWWNDVLDKSEWAKHLQHIARQPELLSARLAEAGLSERELQKYIVLDVLPFRLEPVLESLSGLRFDGIVAAAAESEAAGKVESPAAGLADGGSGGDGAEPAAGHAAVALAEGAAPAMADPHPGAGDGRTLLIVLYQQDESQRAQYYALPV encoded by the coding sequence ATGAGAATCATCCTGGCCACATTAAACGCCAAATATATTCATACGTCGCTGGCGATCCGGCTCTTGAAGGCATACAGTGAGCATGAATTTGAAGATATCGTACTGGCGGAATATACCATCAAAGATCCCCTGATGAATATCGTGTCTGACCTGTACCAGAAGCAGCCGGATGTGATCGGGTTCTCCTGTTATATCTGGAACATCGAGGAGACAGTCAAGCTGGTCGCGATTCTGAAGCAGGTTCTGCCGGAGGTGAAGATCGTGCTCGGCGGGCCGGAGGTATCCTATGAGCCGCTGTACTGGATGAAGCGGGAAGCCGGAATCGACTTTGTGGTTAACGGTGACGGGGAAGAGACGTTTCATCATCTGCTGCAGGAGATCCGGGACGGGCACAAGTATCACTTTGTATATGGGGCTGCTTACCGCAAGGGCGAAGAGCTGATCGTCAACCCTCCCCGTCCCAAAAGCGATCTGAATACGTTGCCGACTCCGCACCGGTTCGCGGATGATCTGCCGGAGCTGAGCAAGCGGATTGTGTATTTTGAGACCAGCCGGGGCTGCCCGTTCAACTGCCAGTTCTGCCTGTCCAGTATCGAAGTCGGCGTGCGGTATTACGACATAGAGCGGGTGAAGTCAGATCTTCTCTATCTGATTGAGGGCGGAGCCAAGGTTATCAAATTCCTCGACCGGACCTTTAACATTAACCGGAATTACGCGATGGAGATGTTCCAGTTCCTGATCGATAATCATCAGGGCTGCGTGTTCCAGTTCGAGATTACGGCGGATATTATGCGGCCTGAGGTGCTTGATTTTCTTGCCGAGAATGCGCCTCCGGGTATCTTCCGGTTCGAGATCGGCGTGCAGTCGACCAATGATGAGACGAATGAGCTGGTCAAGCGCCGCCAGAACTTCGCGAAGCTCTCCCGTACCGTGATGAAGATCAAGGCCAGCGGCAATATCGACCAGCATCTGGATTTGATTGCGGGGCTTCCGATGGAGGATTATTCCACCTTCCGCAAGACTTTTAACGATGTGTTCGCCATGGAGCCGGAGGAGCTGCAGCTGGGTTTCCTCAAAATGCTGCGCGGCACCGGGCTGCGCGCCCAGGCGGCCAAATACGATTATACGTATATGGAGAATGCGCCCTACGAAATTCTCAGCAGCCATGTGATGCCGTTCTCCGACATCATCCGCCTGAAGCGGCTGGAGGATGTGCTGGAGAAGTACTGGAACAGCCACCGGATGGATCATGCGGTTAAATATCTGATCCGCCATGTGTTTCCTTCGCCGTTCGATTTCTTCCAGGAGTTCGGCGACTACTGGGAAGAACGGGGCTGGCAGAAGATCGGGCATCAGCTGGAGGATCTGTTCACCCGGCTGCAGGATTTCCTTACGGACCGGGGCACTGGCTCCATGGATATCATCACCGGACTGATGAAGCTGGATTACTTCCTTGGACATAAGTACAAGCCGCGCAAAATCTGGTGGAACGATGTCCTTGATAAGTCGGAGTGGGCGAAGCATCTGCAGCACATTGCCCGGCAGCCGGAGCTGCTCTCGGCCAGGCTGGCCGAGGCGGGCCTCAGCGAGCGCGAGCTGCAAAAGTACATCGTGCTCGATGTGCTGCCGTTCCGGCTTGAACCGGTGCTGGAGTCGCTTAGCGGGCTGCGGTTTGACGGAATTGTTGCTGCCGCTGCTGAGTCTGAGGCGGCGGGTAAGGTGGAGAGTCCGGCGGCT
- the recQ gene encoding DNA helicase RecQ: MKMQENMMEQAQAVLQKYYGYPDFREGQKKIVKHLLEGRDTLGILPTGGGKSICYQVPALLLPGLTLVVSPLISLMKDQVDALTTAGIAAAYINSTLSGKEVNERIRAARRSELKLLYVAPERLELDWFRLEMAGLPISCVAVDEAHCVSQWGHDFRTSYLAVSPFVEELPQRPILAAFTATATPEVMEDMVRLLRLREPGVFMTGLGRDNLAMSVLRGENKREFVMDYAAQHANQPGIVYAATRKEVDDLYQRLQAAGIAAGRYHAGMNDQERADSQEGFLYDDIRVMVATNAFGMGIDKSNVRYVIHYNMPKNMEAYVQEAGRAGRDGEPSDCILLFSAQDIMTQKFLIEQNPQDPERKANEYRKLQQMIDYCYTTRCLRSAQLDYFGEEHEDKLCGICSSCTDERELIDMTVDAQKIFSCIHRMRERYGVALVSSVLKGSRNQKVLQYGFENLPTHGAMSTRTEKEITESINVLISEGYLSLSEGQYPVVRLQPLAAEVLRGQREVHQRVARTLVTSGTRDRSRTRDHSPSAVNETVFEQLRLIRRELAGREHVPSYIIFNDATLREMSVVCPQTEAEMLRVKGVGEVKYRKYGKAFLEFFQNEM; this comes from the coding sequence ATGAAAATGCAAGAAAACATGATGGAACAAGCGCAGGCGGTCCTGCAGAAATATTACGGCTACCCCGATTTCCGGGAAGGCCAGAAGAAAATTGTGAAGCATCTGCTCGAAGGCCGCGATACGCTGGGCATCCTGCCCACCGGAGGCGGCAAATCGATCTGTTACCAGGTTCCGGCGCTGCTGTTGCCGGGGCTTACGCTGGTCGTATCGCCGCTGATCTCCCTGATGAAGGATCAGGTGGATGCGCTCACTACAGCGGGGATTGCTGCTGCTTATATCAACAGTACTTTAAGCGGCAAGGAAGTGAATGAGCGGATCCGCGCCGCCCGCCGGAGCGAACTCAAGCTGCTCTACGTTGCGCCGGAGCGGCTGGAGCTGGACTGGTTCCGCCTGGAGATGGCAGGCCTGCCCATTTCCTGCGTCGCTGTCGATGAAGCCCACTGCGTCTCGCAGTGGGGGCATGATTTCCGGACCAGCTATCTGGCGGTTTCTCCGTTTGTCGAAGAGCTGCCGCAGCGGCCGATACTGGCCGCGTTCACGGCCACAGCTACACCGGAGGTTATGGAGGATATGGTCCGGCTGCTGCGGCTGCGTGAACCGGGCGTCTTCATGACCGGACTCGGCCGGGATAACCTGGCCATGTCCGTGCTGCGCGGCGAGAACAAACGCGAATTCGTAATGGATTATGCGGCGCAGCATGCGAACCAGCCGGGCATTGTCTATGCCGCCACCCGCAAAGAGGTGGATGATCTTTATCAGCGGCTGCAGGCGGCAGGCATTGCTGCCGGCCGTTACCACGCCGGGATGAATGATCAGGAGCGGGCGGACAGCCAGGAAGGGTTCCTCTATGACGATATCCGTGTCATGGTGGCTACGAATGCGTTCGGGATGGGAATTGACAAGTCGAACGTCCGGTATGTCATCCACTACAACATGCCGAAGAATATGGAGGCCTATGTCCAGGAGGCCGGACGCGCCGGGCGTGACGGCGAGCCGAGTGATTGTATTCTGCTCTTCAGCGCCCAGGATATTATGACCCAGAAGTTCCTGATTGAGCAGAACCCGCAGGACCCGGAGCGCAAGGCCAATGAATACCGCAAGCTGCAGCAGATGATCGATTACTGCTATACCACACGCTGCCTGCGCAGTGCGCAGCTGGATTATTTCGGCGAGGAGCATGAGGACAAGCTATGCGGCATCTGCAGCTCCTGTACGGATGAGCGTGAGCTAATCGATATGACCGTGGACGCCCAGAAGATCTTCTCCTGCATTCACCGCATGCGTGAGCGCTATGGTGTGGCGCTGGTATCTTCTGTGCTGAAGGGCTCGCGCAACCAGAAGGTGCTGCAGTACGGCTTCGAGAACCTGCCGACCCATGGCGCGATGTCCACCCGCACGGAGAAGGAGATTACCGAGAGCATCAATGTGCTGATCTCGGAGGGCTACCTGTCCTTATCGGAAGGGCAGTACCCTGTCGTGCGGCTGCAGCCGCTGGCTGCCGAGGTGCTGCGGGGCCAGCGTGAGGTTCATCAGCGTGTAGCCCGTACGCTTGTCACCTCCGGCACGCGGGACCGCAGCCGGACGCGCGACCACTCACCATCTGCCGTGAACGAGACCGTCTTCGAGCAGCTTCGGCTGATCCGCCGCGAGCTGGCGGGACGCGAGCATGTGCCGTCCTATATCATTTTCAACGATGCTACACTGCGTGAGATGAGCGTGGTTTGTCCGCAGACGGAAGCGGAGATGCTGAGGGTGAAGGGTGTCGGCGAAGTGAAATACCGGAAGTACGGCAAGGCATTCCTGGAGTTTTTTCAAAATGAAATGTAA
- a CDS encoding spore germination protein, producing MAAWKEKYNTYLQKQQHQAIKEEHTNSRLTGGLQEDLQRLMAALGDNGDLVVRDFLLFGNRPAAMIFFSSLVSAEQIREHVLKPLMAPLPLHQDLPEPGPAMAHYIWSTAVQVTEGRAAADIAGLPESAVKGELILLIDGVPEALLMDMRQVELRGVEAPQTEQVIRGPREGFVEKLENNLSLLRYRLQSNDLRIEISPAGARTQSRIALCYIESIADSRLIAEAMRRLSLIHTDGILDAGYIEQFIEDQPLSPFPQVQNTERPDKTVAALLEGRLAILVDGSPFALIIPALFNQFFQTVDDYTERFIMGSLIRMIRLIALACSLFFPALYVSVISFNPELMPTDFAVAISGGRAGVPFPAVLEVLIMEVSMEVLREATIRLPQMIGGALSIVGVLVIGQAAVGAGLASPITVVIVALTTIGSFATPAYNAAIALRMLRFPLIILAGMFGLYGVMIGTILILNHLLFLESFGVPYMSPYIPGKWRDLKDTLVRVPLWWMRRRPSFLHAEDKDRLARQVPSIYEDQILRQEGEIREQSPADHNTARSSRDQ from the coding sequence TTGGCAGCCTGGAAAGAAAAATATAATACTTACCTGCAAAAACAACAACATCAGGCTATTAAGGAAGAGCATACAAACAGCCGGTTAACCGGCGGGCTGCAGGAAGACCTGCAGCGGCTTATGGCCGCCCTTGGCGATAACGGCGACCTCGTCGTGCGCGACTTTCTGCTCTTCGGCAACCGCCCGGCTGCGATGATCTTCTTCTCCTCGCTGGTGAGTGCGGAGCAGATCCGTGAGCATGTGCTTAAGCCGCTGATGGCCCCGCTGCCGCTTCACCAGGATCTTCCTGAGCCTGGTCCGGCAATGGCGCATTACATCTGGAGTACAGCTGTCCAGGTTACTGAAGGCAGGGCGGCAGCTGATATCGCCGGGCTTCCTGAATCAGCTGTGAAGGGCGAGCTGATTCTGCTCATTGATGGTGTCCCGGAAGCACTTCTGATGGATATGCGCCAGGTTGAGCTGCGCGGCGTGGAGGCCCCGCAGACCGAGCAGGTTATCCGCGGCCCCCGCGAAGGCTTTGTCGAGAAGCTGGAGAACAATCTCTCCCTTCTCCGGTACCGGCTGCAGAGCAACGATCTCCGGATTGAGATCAGTCCCGCCGGAGCCCGCACCCAGTCGAGGATTGCGTTATGTTATATCGAGAGCATCGCCGACAGCAGGCTGATTGCTGAAGCAATGCGCAGACTTTCACTGATTCATACCGACGGCATTCTCGATGCGGGATATATCGAGCAGTTCATTGAGGACCAGCCGCTCTCCCCGTTCCCCCAGGTACAGAACACCGAACGGCCGGACAAGACCGTTGCCGCTCTGCTGGAAGGCCGCTTAGCAATCCTTGTTGACGGTTCTCCCTTCGCCCTGATTATTCCGGCCCTGTTCAACCAGTTCTTCCAGACCGTGGATGATTACACAGAGCGCTTCATTATGGGCAGTCTGATCCGCATGATCCGGCTGATTGCGCTGGCTTGTTCACTCTTTTTCCCGGCGCTGTATGTTTCTGTAATCTCATTTAATCCTGAGCTTATGCCTACGGATTTCGCAGTTGCCATTTCCGGGGGACGGGCCGGTGTACCCTTTCCGGCAGTGCTGGAGGTGCTCATTATGGAAGTGTCGATGGAGGTGCTGCGTGAAGCTACCATCCGTCTTCCGCAGATGATCGGCGGGGCCTTGTCTATAGTCGGCGTCCTGGTCATCGGGCAGGCAGCGGTAGGAGCCGGACTGGCGAGCCCGATCACAGTGGTTATTGTGGCGCTAACGACCATCGGCTCCTTCGCCACACCAGCTTATAATGCGGCGATTGCGCTGCGGATGCTGCGGTTTCCGCTGATTATTTTGGCAGGCATGTTCGGCCTCTACGGTGTAATGATCGGGACGATTCTCATTCTGAACCATTTGCTGTTTCTGGAGTCCTTCGGCGTTCCATACATGTCCCCCTACATTCCGGGCAAATGGCGTGACCTCAAAGATACCCTGGTGCGTGTGCCGCTATGGTGGATGCGCCGCCGTCCCAGCTTCCTCCATGCAGAGGATAAAGACAGGCTGGCCCGGCAAGTTCCTTCAATATATGAAGACCAGATTCTCAGGCAGGAGGGCGAGATCCGTGAACAATCCCCGGCAGATCACAACACTGCGCGCAGCAGCCGTGATCAGTAG
- a CDS encoding endospore germination permease: MNNPRQITTLRAAAVISSTIIGVGILSFPRFMAAAGGSSAPFIAFCGVVFSFLCYWLLVSLCRRFPKDSLFVFSKALIGRHPATVFTAVIMIMFIMLTGLTVRQFGDVATTVLYKKTPIEATIFLMLLTCLLSSRRNIVKFSYIHFFYLPLIISSILVTILISLKSVDLLNLQPVLMTPTPEFWKGVREASYLFQSSFVIVLLIPFMEKPGQAVRAGALAIVISGAIYVLIVIASVGMFGSEETKLLIYPTLEMARSTAFGEGFLERLDALFMIIWVISVYTTVYTTYYISAYLLQVLFGFRDQHMAASLLLPLMFTLSLLPSNVFESYQWALHLGNAGMFLLLGYPLLLWSAYLIRRFRKEAAS, from the coding sequence GTGAACAATCCCCGGCAGATCACAACACTGCGCGCAGCAGCCGTGATCAGTAGCACAATTATCGGTGTCGGAATCTTGAGCTTCCCCCGTTTTATGGCTGCCGCCGGAGGCAGCAGTGCACCGTTCATCGCTTTTTGCGGTGTGGTGTTCTCTTTCCTATGCTACTGGCTGCTTGTCTCTCTGTGCCGGCGTTTCCCCAAAGACTCCCTGTTCGTGTTCAGTAAGGCTCTGATCGGCCGGCACCCGGCTACTGTCTTCACCGCAGTAATCATGATCATGTTCATTATGCTGACAGGTCTGACTGTACGCCAATTCGGGGATGTGGCCACTACGGTGCTGTACAAAAAAACACCGATCGAAGCGACGATTTTCCTGATGCTGCTTACCTGTCTGCTCTCCTCCCGGCGCAATATCGTGAAGTTCTCCTATATTCATTTCTTTTATCTGCCGCTGATTATTAGCTCTATCCTGGTGACCATTCTTATCTCACTCAAAAGCGTCGATCTGCTCAATCTGCAGCCTGTCCTGATGACCCCTACTCCTGAATTCTGGAAAGGTGTGCGGGAGGCCAGCTATCTGTTCCAAAGCTCCTTTGTGATTGTGCTGCTGATTCCGTTCATGGAAAAGCCGGGTCAGGCTGTCCGGGCAGGTGCTCTGGCTATAGTTATCTCCGGGGCTATCTATGTGCTGATCGTAATTGCTTCTGTCGGGATGTTCGGTTCCGAAGAAACCAAGCTGCTGATCTATCCCACGCTGGAAATGGCCCGCTCCACCGCCTTCGGCGAGGGCTTTCTTGAACGGCTGGATGCTCTTTTCATGATTATATGGGTCATTTCGGTCTATACGACGGTGTACACCACCTACTATATTTCCGCCTATCTGCTGCAGGTCCTATTCGGCTTCCGCGATCAGCATATGGCTGCAAGCCTGCTGCTCCCGCTGATGTTCACCCTGTCCTTGCTGCCTTCAAACGTGTTCGAATCCTATCAATGGGCACTGCATCTGGGCAATGCCGGAATGTTCCTGCTCTTGGGTTATCCGCTGCTCCTGTGGTCGGCATATCTGATCCGGCGGTTCCGTAAGGAGGCTGCTTCATGA
- a CDS encoding Ger(x)C family spore germination protein, producing the protein MTKKYSCSRNVILFLLLSLVVPLLGGCWDQVEIEDRALVLGLSIDTISAAEAEKEDKVTHGYADNLPAELISVTAQIAVPGRVPLGPGNGGSSGSGNVSPVWVVSVKGISLDDAMNNLQQQIADPRYLVHLRIIVVSEAVARGRLEELNDYLRRNPEIRRRTWLLVSEGRASAFMDVNPPLQRVPTLYILSMMEKAVASGKFPRDYIGTFWSADSKWGQSAYLPYVALRNKDNILIEGLACFSGGRMVSKTTPIEIGGFMAMQGMDPGGYSTLFRTGRLGIVMTKINERFTRTRSYIKNGKPHLSYQIFLEGDLDEHYGSDIPVNSSARLHEIEADFEEQIQSVLTGLVKQTQKERSDIFGMGERIRSHHPAYWKEHIHDKSDWENMYSSIAVDIKMTLHLRRIGLKDQ; encoded by the coding sequence ATGACAAAAAAGTATTCTTGTTCAAGGAATGTTATCCTGTTCCTGCTGCTGTCTCTTGTTGTCCCGCTGCTCGGCGGCTGCTGGGATCAGGTTGAGATTGAAGACCGCGCACTCGTGCTCGGCTTGTCCATTGATACAATATCCGCAGCGGAGGCGGAGAAGGAAGACAAGGTCACCCATGGCTATGCAGATAATCTGCCTGCAGAACTGATCAGTGTGACTGCACAGATCGCTGTTCCCGGCAGAGTTCCCCTCGGCCCCGGCAACGGCGGAAGCTCCGGCAGCGGCAACGTCAGCCCGGTGTGGGTGGTAAGCGTAAAGGGAATTTCCCTCGACGATGCGATGAATAATCTGCAGCAGCAGATCGCCGATCCGCGTTATCTGGTTCACCTGCGGATTATCGTAGTCAGCGAAGCTGTCGCCCGGGGCCGTCTTGAAGAGCTGAATGATTATCTCCGGCGTAATCCGGAAATCCGGCGCAGAACCTGGCTGCTGGTCTCTGAAGGCAGAGCTTCGGCATTTATGGATGTGAATCCGCCGCTGCAGCGTGTCCCGACGCTCTATATTTTATCGATGATGGAGAAAGCCGTCGCCTCCGGCAAGTTCCCGCGCGATTATATCGGCACCTTCTGGTCAGCGGACTCCAAGTGGGGGCAGAGTGCCTACCTTCCTTATGTCGCCCTGCGTAATAAAGATAATATTCTGATTGAAGGACTGGCCTGCTTCAGCGGAGGCCGGATGGTCAGCAAGACCACCCCGATTGAGATCGGGGGATTCATGGCTATGCAGGGAATGGACCCGGGCGGTTATTCCACACTGTTCAGAACAGGCAGACTTGGCATTGTAATGACCAAAATCAACGAAAGATTCACCCGGACCCGAAGCTACATTAAGAACGGCAAACCGCATCTGTCTTACCAGATCTTCCTGGAAGGCGACCTAGACGAGCATTACGGCAGTGATATCCCGGTCAATTCCTCTGCCAGGCTGCATGAGATTGAGGCGGATTTCGAGGAACAGATTCAGAGTGTGCTGACCGGTCTGGTGAAGCAGACCCAGAAGGAGCGCTCGGATATTTTTGGCATGGGCGAAAGAATCCGCAGCCATCACCCCGCATACTGGAAAGAGCATATCCATGATAAAAGCGACTGGGAGAACATG